One Gossypium raimondii isolate GPD5lz chromosome 3, ASM2569854v1, whole genome shotgun sequence genomic window carries:
- the LOC105794484 gene encoding uncharacterized protein LOC105794484, with translation MESTQDIELINQAIQKLLEGTTVKDISENGNDHLLSRLFSQLESLKENNTLKQYEVEELNFPRAEGDKAEAKSENGSGCGGMGVEELVKELKAIKKQNTITHGLLSVMIVVTLFWQVSEASLLLQVKNGLTHPFKSVGSWLVTLLKGRTKPTQQHYNHLVDASASPPSLQLPEFPHLGSSGEGH, from the exons ATGGAATCAACTCAAGATATTGAGCTTATCAATCAGGCAATCCAGAAACTCTTAGAAGGTACCACAGTAAAAGATATCTCTGAAAACGGTAATGACCACCTCCTCTCCAGATTGTTCTCTCAG TTAGaatcattaaaagaaaataacaccCTGAAGCAATATGAAGTTGAGGAGTTAAATTTTCCGAGGGCTGAAGGTGATAAAGCAGAGGCAAAAAGTGAAAATGGCAGTGGATGTGGGGGAATGGGTGTTGAAGAATTGGTGAAAGAGCTTAAAGCAATAAAGAAGCAGAATACCATAACCCATGGCCTTCTTTCGGTGATGATTGTCGTCACTTTGTTCTGGCAAGTCTCTGAAGCATCACTCCTTCTCCAGGTTAAAAATGGTCTCACTCACCCTTTTAAATCTGTTGGAAGTTGGCTTGTTACACTGCTCAAAGGTCGAACCAAACCTACACAACAACATTATAATCACCTTGTTGATGCTTCAGCTTCACCTCCCTCTCTTCAACTTCCCGAGTTCCCACATCTGGGATCCAGCGGTGAAGGACACTGA
- the LOC105794485 gene encoding nuclear transport factor 2B isoform X1: MDPDAVAKAFVEHYYSTFDANRAGLANLYQEGSMLTFEGQKIQGSQSIVAKLTSLPFQQCKHNITTVDCQPSGSGGMLVFVSGNLQLAGEQHALKFSQMFHLMPTPQGSFYVLNDIFRLNYA; this comes from the exons aTGGATCCAGACGCAGTAGCCAAGGCCTTCGTCGAGCACTACTACTCCACATTCGATGCCAACCGGGCCGGTTTAGCCAATCTCTACCAGGAAGGTTCCATGTTGACCTTCGAAGGTCAAAAGATCCAGGGCTCTCAGAGCATCGTGGCTAAGCTCACCAGCCTTCCTTTCCAGCAGTGCAAGCACAACATCACCACCGTCGATTGCCAGCCTTCCGGCTCCGGCGGCATGCTCGTATTCGTCAGCGGTAACCTCCAACTCGCTGGCGAGCAGCATGCTCTCAAGTTTAGCCAG ATGTTTCATTTGATGCCAACGCCACAGGGAAGCTTTTATGTGTTGAATGACATATTCAGGTTGAACTACGCGTGA
- the LOC105794485 gene encoding nuclear transport factor 2A isoform X2 has translation MDPDAVAKAFVEHYYSTFDANRAGLANLYQEGSMLTFEGQKIQGSQSIVAKLTSLPFQQCKHNITTVDCQPSGSGGMLVFVSGNLQLAGEQHALKFSQRSSQCSL, from the exons aTGGATCCAGACGCAGTAGCCAAGGCCTTCGTCGAGCACTACTACTCCACATTCGATGCCAACCGGGCCGGTTTAGCCAATCTCTACCAGGAAGGTTCCATGTTGACCTTCGAAGGTCAAAAGATCCAGGGCTCTCAGAGCATCGTGGCTAAGCTCACCAGCCTTCCTTTCCAGCAGTGCAAGCACAACATCACCACCGTCGATTGCCAGCCTTCCGGCTCCGGCGGCATGCTCGTATTCGTCAGCGGTAACCTCCAACTCGCTGGCGAGCAGCATGCTCTCAAGTTTAGCCAG AGGTCCTCTCAGTGCTCACTCTGA